The following proteins are encoded in a genomic region of Porphyrobacter sp. CACIAM 03H1:
- a CDS encoding flagellar basal body rod protein FlgF encodes MDRLIYTAMTAMNAAMDRQRVVANNLANASTPGFRQEVFAVTPATLKDGSLEARAMARGNVRGADMKAARVVPTGNPLDVALEGKALIAFQSPDRQGEIYSRRGDLRVAASGVLENGEGLAVLGEGGTPITVPPGFAVSLAADGTVLASDPATPNAAAEAIDRIRLVNPEGSPLAKGIDSFLKVPNGGVLPPDPTARLKPGALEMSNVETADTLVQMIEAQRAFEQRARIIMTAGELDEAGSGLMALR; translated from the coding sequence GTGGACCGGCTGATCTACACCGCCATGACCGCGATGAACGCGGCGATGGACCGGCAGCGGGTGGTGGCGAACAACCTCGCCAACGCCAGCACGCCGGGCTTTCGCCAGGAGGTCTTCGCTGTCACCCCGGCGACGCTGAAGGACGGCTCGCTCGAGGCCCGCGCCATGGCGCGCGGCAACGTGCGCGGGGCGGACATGAAGGCCGCCCGGGTGGTGCCGACCGGCAATCCGCTCGATGTCGCGCTGGAAGGCAAGGCACTGATCGCCTTCCAGTCCCCCGACCGGCAGGGCGAGATCTACTCGCGGCGCGGCGACCTTCGGGTGGCGGCATCGGGCGTGCTCGAGAACGGCGAGGGGCTGGCGGTGCTGGGCGAGGGCGGCACGCCGATCACCGTGCCCCCGGGCTTTGCCGTCAGCCTCGCCGCCGACGGCACGGTGCTCGCCAGCGATCCCGCCACGCCCAATGCTGCCGCCGAGGCGATCGACCGCATCCGGCTGGTGAACCCCGAAGGCAGCCCGCTCGCCAAGGGGATCGACAGCTTCCTCAAGGTGCCGAACGGGGGCGTGTTGCCCCCCGATCCCACCGCCCGCCTGAAGCCCGGCGCGCTCGAGATGTCGAACGTCGAGACCGCCGACACCCTCGTCCAGATGATCGAGGCGCAGCGCGCCTTCGAACAGCGCGCGCGGATTATCATGACCGCAGGCGAGCTCGACGAGGCCGGCAGCGGCCTCATGGCGCTGCGCTGA
- a CDS encoding flagellar hook-basal body protein, whose product MSFFTSLSGLRNAETDLRVIANNIANAETVGFKKSSVQFADLVATGSATDPRRSPGIGATIAGITQDFVLGPLEQTGRSLDLAIDGDGFFALSNPFSGDVSYTRNGNFRLTAAGELEDAWGNRLQAYPVDAAGNATSNVPADIDVPITNAAGSTLANVTINVRGIVTAAYADGSTAPVGQVALATFPAPGGLRTIGQTKFQATGESGAAVFGNPGIGSYGEMISGALERSNVDLAEEMVSLLTAQRNFQANARAIDTATQISTTVINLRQQ is encoded by the coding sequence ATGTCGTTCTTCACCTCCCTCTCCGGTCTGCGCAACGCCGAGACCGACCTGCGCGTCATCGCCAACAACATCGCCAATGCCGAAACCGTGGGCTTCAAGAAAAGCTCGGTGCAGTTCGCCGATCTGGTCGCCACCGGCTCCGCCACCGATCCGCGCCGCAGCCCCGGCATCGGCGCGACGATCGCCGGGATCACGCAGGATTTCGTGCTCGGCCCGCTCGAACAGACCGGCCGCAGCCTCGACCTCGCCATCGACGGCGACGGGTTTTTCGCGCTCTCCAACCCCTTCTCGGGCGATGTGTCCTACACCCGTAACGGCAATTTCCGCCTGACCGCGGCGGGCGAGCTGGAGGATGCCTGGGGCAACCGCCTGCAGGCCTATCCCGTCGATGCCGCGGGCAATGCGACCTCGAACGTGCCGGCCGATATCGACGTGCCGATCACCAACGCGGCCGGCTCGACCCTCGCCAATGTCACCATCAACGTGCGCGGGATCGTGACCGCCGCCTATGCCGACGGCAGCACCGCGCCGGTCGGGCAGGTGGCGCTGGCGACCTTCCCCGCGCCGGGCGGCCTGCGCACCATCGGCCAGACCAAATTCCAGGCGACCGGCGAATCCGGCGCGGCGGTGTTCGGCAACCCGGGCATCGGCTCCTATGGCGAGATGATCAGCGGCGCGCTCGAACGCTCGAACGTCGACCTTGCCGAGGAGATGGTCTCGCTGCTCACCGCGCAGCGCAACTTCCAGGCGAACGCCCGCGCGATCGACACCGCGACGCAGATCTCCACCACCGTCATCAACCTGCGGCAGCAGTAA
- the flgB gene encoding flagellar basal body rod protein FlgB — protein sequence MGVIASNIANAATPGYKARDIDFNAALDARLARARGAMPADPQAGMVWRAPTMPSLDGNTVELAREQVAFAENAVAYSATLSFVQGKVNTITRALKGE from the coding sequence ATGGGGGTGATCGCGTCGAACATCGCCAATGCCGCGACCCCCGGCTACAAGGCGCGCGACATCGACTTCAACGCCGCGCTCGATGCCCGGCTTGCCCGGGCGCGGGGGGCAATGCCTGCCGACCCGCAGGCCGGCATGGTGTGGCGCGCGCCGACCATGCCTTCGCTCGACGGCAACACGGTCGAACTCGCCCGCGAACAGGTCGCCTTCGCCGAGAACGCGGTCGCCTATTCGGCAACGCTCAGCTTCGTGCAGGGGAAGGTCAACACCATCACCCGCGCGCTGAAGGGCGAGTGA
- a CDS encoding flagellar basal body L-ring protein FlgH, translating into MNGRIAILAAPLWLAACGGLGGKGPAPGFAAPPPPGAAQVAAGASDPVPVGAPPPITPATTAGAIFQTGSGYAGLVTGTRARQLGDMVTIILTEATTTTKSTQGRTAREGSFGITPPTRGPLDFLNPDALKAAAEGSFTGGGNASQQSRLNGAVAVTIAAIYPNGTAEVVGEKQMMFSQGDEWVQFAGRIRLVDIDSDNRLASSQVANARIIYSGKGAVQQASRPGWLSRFFNMISPF; encoded by the coding sequence ATGAACGGTCGTATCGCCATCCTCGCCGCGCCGCTGTGGCTCGCCGCTTGCGGCGGGCTGGGCGGCAAGGGCCCCGCGCCCGGTTTTGCCGCGCCGCCGCCGCCGGGAGCAGCGCAGGTCGCCGCCGGGGCCAGCGATCCGGTGCCGGTCGGCGCGCCGCCGCCGATCACGCCCGCGACCACTGCGGGTGCGATCTTCCAGACGGGGAGCGGCTATGCCGGCCTCGTCACCGGCACCCGCGCGCGCCAGCTGGGCGACATGGTGACGATCATCCTCACCGAGGCGACCACCACGACCAAGAGCACGCAAGGGCGAACGGCGCGGGAGGGAAGCTTCGGCATCACCCCGCCGACTCGCGGCCCGCTCGATTTCCTGAACCCCGATGCCCTTAAAGCTGCGGCCGAAGGGTCGTTCACGGGCGGGGGCAATGCCTCGCAGCAGAGCCGCCTCAACGGTGCGGTCGCGGTCACGATCGCCGCGATCTACCCCAACGGCACCGCCGAAGTGGTCGGAGAAAAGCAGATGATGTTCAGCCAGGGAGACGAGTGGGTGCAGTTCGCCGGCCGCATCCGGCTGGTCGACATCGACAGCGACAACCGCCTCGCCTCCTCGCAGGTCGCCAACGCCCGGATCATCTATTCGGGCAAGGGCGCGGTCCAGCAGGCGAGCCGCCCCGGCTGGCTCAGCCGCTTCTTCAACATGATCTCGCCGTTCTGA
- a CDS encoding flagellar hook assembly protein FlgD: MTTTATTSLTPAAQATLDRLNTPSRLKGGGMQTLGQADFLKLLTTQLTMQDPLEPTDNKEMLAQMAQFSALAAQTESGATLEDISAKLDRLIEAQEATARAVTAPQP, encoded by the coding sequence ATGACCACCACCGCCACCACGTCCCTGACGCCCGCCGCACAGGCGACGCTCGACCGGCTCAACACGCCCTCGCGCCTCAAGGGCGGCGGGATGCAGACGCTCGGCCAGGCCGATTTCCTCAAGCTGCTGACCACCCAGCTGACCATGCAGGACCCGCTGGAGCCGACCGACAACAAGGAGATGCTGGCGCAGATGGCGCAGTTCTCCGCGCTCGCTGCCCAGACCGAGAGCGGCGCGACACTGGAGGACATCTCCGCCAAGCTCGACCGCCTGATCGAGGCGCAGGAGGCCACGGCCCGCGCCGTCACCGCCCCCCAACCCTGA
- the flgC gene encoding flagellar basal body rod protein FlgC yields MPDRTPMTLFSMTTRAMSAQMVRMNAATSNLANAGSVSSTEEGAYRPIRAVFATELDRASGLAGVTTGGLVRAETAPTKRHDPGHPLADKDGFVFEAPVDETAEMVEIMESARQYQNLVQALQTAKQLMLETLRSQ; encoded by the coding sequence ATGCCCGATCGCACCCCCATGACGCTGTTCTCCATGACCACCCGCGCGATGAGCGCGCAGATGGTGCGGATGAACGCGGCGACATCGAACCTCGCCAATGCCGGGTCCGTCTCCTCGACCGAGGAGGGCGCCTATCGCCCGATCCGCGCCGTTTTTGCCACCGAACTCGACCGTGCCTCGGGCCTTGCCGGGGTCACCACGGGCGGCCTCGTGCGCGCCGAGACCGCGCCCACCAAGCGCCACGATCCCGGCCACCCGCTGGCCGACAAGGACGGCTTCGTCTTCGAGGCCCCGGTCGATGAGACCGCCGAGATGGTCGAGATCATGGAGAGCGCGCGCCAGTACCAGAACCTGGTGCAGGCGCTCCAGACCGCCAAGCAACTGATGCTCGAAACCCTGAGGAGCCAGTGA
- a CDS encoding MotA/TolQ/ExbB proton channel family protein, with translation MPPNLSSLLDPGSLAIVIAGTVLATVARCGWRDFGAALKAAGGLLRAGFATEPNRRALAQAIEAIRRDGHHRADPALPPDRALGLMLETYLRHGALEALGGVRRAERALDEARRVNAAQVFVWAAELAPVFGLVGTLYGLSQLTPSAGVGTSAVIMDAVSTAVLTSLYGALIAHLLCYPLASAIERRGLADERERDTLAEWFTLQIGGAEAADRARRAHLRGVA, from the coding sequence ATGCCGCCCAATTTGTCGTCGCTCCTCGATCCCGGATCGCTGGCCATCGTGATCGCGGGAACCGTGCTCGCCACGGTCGCGCGCTGCGGGTGGCGCGATTTCGGCGCGGCGCTGAAGGCGGCGGGCGGCTTGCTGCGCGCCGGCTTTGCGACCGAGCCCAACCGCAGGGCGCTCGCCCAGGCGATCGAGGCGATCCGGCGTGACGGCCATCACCGCGCCGACCCTGCCCTGCCGCCCGACCGCGCGCTCGGGCTGATGCTCGAGACCTATCTGCGGCACGGTGCGCTCGAGGCACTCGGCGGCGTCCGCCGCGCCGAACGCGCGCTCGACGAGGCGCGGCGGGTCAATGCGGCGCAGGTGTTCGTCTGGGCGGCCGAGCTCGCCCCGGTGTTCGGTCTGGTGGGCACGCTCTACGGCCTCTCGCAGCTCACCCCGTCAGCGGGTGTGGGAACGAGTGCGGTGATCATGGACGCGGTCTCGACCGCGGTTCTGACCTCGCTCTACGGCGCCCTCATCGCGCACCTGCTGTGCTATCCGCTGGCAAGCGCGATCGAACGGCGCGGCCTCGCCGACGAGCGGGAGCGCGACACCCTGGCCGAATGGTTCACCCTCCAGATCGGCGGCGCCGAGGCTGCGGACCGCGCGCGCCGCGCGCACCTCAGGGGTGTGGCATGA
- the flgG gene encoding flagellar basal-body rod protein FlgG yields MPTSALHVARTGLEAQDARMRVIANNLANIGTTGFKRDRADFATLAYQEQRVAGQASTGQTAFAVGLNLGTGVQVQGTTRISTQGTLNNTGNVLDLALDGDGFFQVELPPGGQIGFTRAGNFTLSNDGTLITSQGYALQPPLQVPAGAQSITIAPDGTVSALTPGNAEPTLLGQLTVASFVNPAGLRAIGDNFLVETAASGPPELGFAGENGRGQIRQGMLESSNVNVVEELVEMIEAQRAYEINSKMVSAVDEMLRNANQTL; encoded by the coding sequence ATGCCCACTTCGGCCCTTCACGTCGCCCGCACGGGCCTCGAGGCGCAGGACGCGCGGATGCGCGTCATCGCCAACAACCTCGCCAATATCGGCACCACCGGCTTCAAGCGCGACCGCGCCGACTTCGCCACGCTCGCCTACCAGGAACAGCGCGTCGCGGGGCAGGCCTCGACCGGGCAGACGGCCTTTGCGGTGGGCCTCAACCTCGGCACCGGCGTGCAGGTGCAGGGCACCACGCGCATCTCGACGCAGGGGACGCTCAACAACACCGGCAACGTGCTCGACCTCGCGCTCGACGGGGACGGGTTCTTCCAGGTGGAACTGCCGCCCGGCGGCCAGATCGGCTTCACCCGCGCGGGCAATTTCACGCTTTCGAATGACGGCACGCTGATCACCAGCCAGGGCTATGCCCTCCAGCCGCCCTTGCAGGTGCCCGCCGGCGCGCAGTCGATCACCATTGCGCCCGACGGTACGGTGAGCGCGCTCACTCCCGGCAATGCCGAGCCGACGCTGCTCGGCCAGTTGACCGTGGCGAGCTTCGTCAATCCGGCGGGCCTGCGCGCGATCGGCGACAACTTCCTCGTCGAGACCGCCGCCTCCGGCCCGCCCGAACTGGGCTTCGCCGGCGAGAACGGGCGCGGGCAGATCCGCCAGGGGATGCTGGAAAGCTCGAACGTCAACGTGGTCGAGGAGCTGGTCGAGATGATCGAGGCCCAGCGCGCCTACGAGATCAATTCCAAGATGGTGAGCGCGGTCGACGAGATGCTGCGCAACGCCAACCAGACGCTGTGA
- a CDS encoding sensor domain-containing diguanylate cyclase — protein sequence MPFASGFSRAARARTKSADASAAPEGRAEEARRQLLERIGEFVIRNDLAVTAQNLATVCGALSGSHPELARALVQREASGEPIDQRWLDTLARLDPDGHSRIAALETLSDKLEYALMRFAQTARAAQSETSDHRGAIGVQIETLAGSEGLAHVLDLSRAMLARIEQAEAAMARSEAEAASLRQSLARARIEADVDHLTRLPNRRAFERRLVSAAMEAEGKGEPLAIAFCDVDHFKQVNDRHGHAAGDRVLCALAATFTEMAGDSCFVARHGGEEFVLLFYGLGKQAAKGRLDAIRRAQGAKLLMNRDTGQPFGRITFSAGVAEVTEDPDIRSALARADAALYCAKQQGRNRVELG from the coding sequence ATGCCTTTTGCTTCCGGTTTCTCCCGTGCCGCCCGCGCCCGCACCAAGTCCGCCGATGCTTCCGCTGCCCCTGAAGGCCGCGCGGAGGAGGCGCGGCGCCAGTTGCTCGAACGGATCGGCGAGTTCGTCATCCGCAACGATCTGGCGGTGACCGCCCAGAACCTTGCGACGGTGTGCGGCGCGCTGTCGGGATCGCATCCGGAACTGGCGCGCGCGCTGGTGCAGCGCGAGGCCTCGGGCGAACCGATCGACCAGCGCTGGCTCGACACCCTGGCGCGGCTCGATCCCGACGGGCACAGCCGCATCGCCGCGCTCGAAACCCTGTCCGACAAGCTCGAATATGCCCTGATGCGTTTCGCCCAGACCGCGCGCGCCGCGCAAAGCGAGACCAGCGATCATCGCGGCGCGATCGGGGTGCAGATCGAGACGCTGGCCGGGTCCGAGGGGCTTGCGCATGTGCTCGACCTGTCGCGGGCGATGCTCGCGCGGATCGAGCAGGCCGAGGCGGCGATGGCCCGCAGCGAGGCGGAGGCCGCGTCCCTGCGCCAGAGCCTCGCCCGGGCGCGGATCGAAGCCGATGTTGACCACCTCACCCGCCTGCCCAACCGTCGCGCCTTCGAACGACGGCTGGTCTCGGCGGCAATGGAGGCCGAGGGCAAGGGCGAACCGCTGGCGATCGCCTTCTGCGATGTCGATCATTTCAAGCAGGTCAACGACCGCCACGGCCATGCCGCGGGCGACCGGGTGCTGTGCGCGCTGGCGGCGACCTTCACCGAGATGGCGGGCGATTCCTGCTTCGTCGCTCGTCACGGGGGCGAGGAATTCGTGCTATTGTTCTACGGCCTCGGGAAGCAGGCCGCCAAGGGCCGGCTCGATGCGATCCGCCGGGCCCAGGGGGCCAAGCTGCTGATGAACCGCGACACCGGCCAGCCGTTCGGGCGGATCACCTTCTCCGCAGGCGTGGCCGAGGTGACCGAGGATCCCGACATCCGAAGCGCCCTCGCCCGCGCGGACGCGGCGCTCTATTGCGCCAAGCAGCAGGGCCGCAACCGGGTGGAGCTGGGCTGA